A genomic segment from bacterium encodes:
- the rho gene encoding transcription termination factor Rho, whose translation MNITELKNMKISELTDLAKELNIPGYSGLKKQAMIFSILEAQTQKDGNIFSEGVLQILPDGYGFLRSADTNYLPGPDDIYVSPSQIKRFSLRTGDIVSGQIRPPKDNERFFALIKVEAVNYENPEIAKTKILFDNLTPLYPTERVNLENDARDYTTRIMNMLTPIGMGQRGLIVAQPRTGKTIILQKIANAIKKNHPDIKLIVLLIDERPEEVTDMQRSVDAEVISSTFDEPAERHVQVAEMVLEKSKRLVEYGHDVVILLDSITRLARAHNVVVPHSGKILSGGVDSNALHKPKRFFGAARNVEEGGSLTIIATALIDTGSRMDEVIFEEFKGTGNMEIQLNRELSDRRIFPAIDINKSGTRKEELLLSKSELNRVWILRKVLNNLSMTEAIEFLKGKMKGTKNNKEFLMSMST comes from the coding sequence ATGAATATTACAGAATTGAAGAACATGAAGATTTCCGAATTGACTGATCTTGCAAAAGAGCTTAACATCCCAGGTTACTCCGGATTGAAAAAGCAGGCGATGATCTTTTCCATTTTGGAAGCACAGACACAAAAGGACGGAAATATTTTTTCAGAAGGAGTACTGCAGATTCTGCCGGATGGATACGGTTTTTTAAGGTCAGCAGATACTAACTATCTACCTGGCCCAGATGATATCTATGTATCGCCGTCACAGATTAAAAGATTTAGTTTGAGGACAGGAGACATTGTTTCAGGACAGATCCGGCCGCCAAAAGATAATGAGAGATTTTTTGCTCTTATTAAAGTAGAGGCTGTAAATTACGAAAATCCGGAAATTGCAAAGACAAAGATTCTCTTTGACAACCTTACCCCGCTTTATCCTACAGAACGGGTTAATCTTGAAAATGATGCCCGTGATTATACTACAAGAATAATGAACATGCTTACTCCAATAGGTATGGGGCAGCGTGGATTAATAGTTGCTCAGCCGAGAACAGGTAAAACAATAATTCTGCAGAAGATTGCAAATGCAATTAAGAAGAACCATCCTGATATAAAATTGATTGTTCTTCTTATAGATGAAAGGCCTGAAGAGGTTACTGATATGCAGCGTTCTGTTGATGCGGAGGTTATCAGTTCAACTTTTGACGAACCTGCTGAAAGGCATGTTCAGGTTGCAGAGATGGTTTTGGAAAAATCCAAGAGGCTGGTTGAATACGGACATGATGTAGTTATCCTTCTTGATTCGATTACCAGGCTTGCACGTGCGCATAATGTTGTAGTGCCGCATTCAGGCAAGATACTTTCCGGAGGCGTTGATTCCAATGCTTTGCATAAGCCCAAGAGATTTTTCGGTGCTGCACGTAATGTTGAAGAAGGCGGAAGCCTTACTATAATTGCTACGGCCTTGATTGATACAGGAAGCAGAATGGATGAAGTTATTTTTGAGGAATTTAAAGGTACTGGTAATATGGAAATTCAGCTTAACCGTGAGCTTTCGGACAGAAGAATATTCCCTGCAATTGACATAAATAAATCCGGAACAAGAAAAGAGGAACTCCTCTTGTCCAAATCCGAGCTTAATAGAGTATGGATTTTACGTAAGGTGCTGAATAACTTGAGTATGACAGAAGCAATAGAGTTCCTTAAGGGGAAGATGAAAGGTACAAAAAACAATAAAGAATTTTTAATGTCAATGAGTACCTGA
- the nifS gene encoding cysteine desulfurase NifS: MPERFLNVYLDYAATTPVDKRVLYAMNPFFTEVFGNPSSTHSFGRKARERVEKARKQVAYIINADPHEIIFTSGGTESDNTAIKSTAFKLKSRGNHIITTSIEHHAVLHTCAFLERNGYKITYLPVDEYGLIDPGTLEKSITDKTILISVMHANNETGTIQPIQEVSSIAKKHNILFHVDAVQTYGHLKIDVKAMGIDLLSLSAHKLYGPKGVGALYIREGIPFEPFMHGGAQEDKRRATTVNAAGIAGLGTAAALALEESEQENIRITTLRDELLEKIFSSIDRVKLNGHREKRLPNNINISIEGVEGESLLMALDDRGIGASSGSACSAGSGSPSHVLKAMGLSTEAISGSLRLTLGRFTTKEEIDYCADVLKEVVDKLRKLSSF, from the coding sequence ATGCCTGAAAGATTTCTAAACGTTTACCTTGATTATGCTGCAACAACGCCTGTAGACAAAAGAGTACTATATGCAATGAATCCTTTTTTTACTGAGGTATTCGGGAATCCATCTTCTACTCACTCCTTTGGCAGAAAAGCGAGAGAAAGGGTTGAAAAAGCCCGCAAACAAGTCGCATATATTATAAATGCAGACCCTCATGAAATTATTTTCACAAGCGGCGGGACAGAATCAGATAACACTGCAATTAAAAGCACTGCTTTTAAATTAAAAAGCAGGGGCAATCACATAATTACTACATCAATTGAGCACCATGCTGTGCTTCATACATGTGCGTTCCTGGAGCGGAATGGTTACAAGATTACTTACCTCCCTGTTGATGAATACGGATTAATTGATCCAGGTACTCTTGAGAAATCAATTACTGATAAAACCATACTTATTTCCGTTATGCACGCTAACAATGAAACAGGCACAATTCAGCCTATTCAGGAAGTCAGCAGCATAGCAAAAAAGCATAACATTCTTTTTCATGTTGACGCAGTGCAGACTTACGGCCATCTTAAAATTGATGTAAAAGCCATGGGTATTGATCTTTTATCACTATCCGCACATAAGCTCTACGGGCCCAAAGGAGTCGGAGCTCTTTATATCAGAGAAGGAATACCTTTCGAACCGTTTATGCACGGAGGTGCACAGGAAGATAAAAGACGGGCCACTACAGTAAATGCTGCAGGTATTGCAGGATTGGGAACAGCAGCAGCCCTGGCTTTGGAAGAGTCAGAACAGGAAAATATACGAATCACTACTTTACGGGACGAACTTCTTGAAAAGATTTTTTCTTCAATTGACAGAGTAAAACTTAACGGGCACAGGGAAAAACGCCTTCCGAATAATATAAACATTTCAATAGAAGGTGTCGAAGGCGAATCTCTTTTGATGGCTCTTGACGACAGAGGTATAGGTGCTTCCAGCGGCTCTGCATGCAGCGCAGGTTCAGGAAGCCCCTCACATGTATTAAAAGCCATGGGCCTTTCTACTGAAGCGATCAGCGGAAGCCTTCGGCTTACTCTCGGACGTTTCACAACTAAAGAAGAGATAGATTATTGTGCTGATGTTTTAAAAGAAGTTGTGGACAAACTGCGTAAATTGTCATCCTTTTAA
- the nadA gene encoding quinolinate synthase NadA yields MKNSQIVAEINRLKKEHDAVILAHNYQIPEVQEIADFLGDSLDLSKKAAKDSHSTIIFCGVKFMAETAKILSPQKKVFIPRLEAGCPMADMADTDSIREMKEKHPLAKVVTYVNSTAEVKALSDVCCTSANSINVVNNIDADEIIFAPDKNLGAYTQRFSDKKIILWDGFCYVHTQFTPDEVENAKKKYPEAVVMVHPECSPEVIDKSDKVFSTSGMIKFAEESENKIFIVGTEEGLIHRLQRENPDKTFLSLGSAKACSGMKSIRLIDVYNSLREGQYVVEVDSDIMDKARTALEKMIDYV; encoded by the coding sequence ATGAAAAATTCCCAAATAGTTGCTGAAATAAACCGGTTAAAAAAAGAACATGATGCTGTAATTCTTGCGCATAACTACCAGATACCTGAAGTGCAGGAAATAGCAGACTTTTTAGGAGATTCTCTGGACCTTTCAAAAAAGGCAGCCAAAGATTCTCACTCTACAATTATTTTTTGCGGTGTTAAATTCATGGCTGAAACAGCAAAAATTCTTTCACCTCAAAAAAAAGTATTTATCCCGCGTCTTGAAGCTGGATGCCCCATGGCAGACATGGCAGACACTGATTCTATCCGGGAGATGAAAGAGAAACACCCTCTTGCAAAGGTTGTCACATATGTAAACTCAACAGCCGAGGTCAAGGCTTTAAGCGATGTATGCTGCACATCGGCAAACAGTATCAACGTTGTTAACAATATTGATGCTGATGAGATAATTTTTGCTCCGGATAAAAATCTTGGTGCATATACACAGCGCTTTTCAGATAAAAAAATTATTCTCTGGGATGGATTTTGTTACGTACATACACAATTCACTCCAGATGAAGTTGAGAATGCTAAAAAAAAATATCCTGAGGCTGTTGTAATGGTCCATCCGGAATGCAGCCCTGAAGTAATTGATAAAAGCGACAAAGTTTTTTCCACAAGCGGCATGATAAAGTTTGCAGAAGAATCCGAAAATAAAATATTTATCGTGGGTACGGAAGAGGGTTTGATTCACAGGCTGCAGAGAGAAAATCCGGATAAAACCTTCCTCTCTCTCGGCAGTGCAAAAGCATGTTCCGGAATGAAATCGATACGCTTGATCGATGTTTACAACTCTCTTCGTGAAGGACAGTATGTCGTTGAAGTAGATTCGGACATTATGGATAAGGCTCGTACTGCTCTTGAAAAGATGATTGACTATGTATAA
- a CDS encoding TonB-dependent receptor — protein sequence MDSLALSVQKKILLPLISLLLLINLSIVSGQEQAKAKDLFSLSLKELMNVEITTAGKKPEKVSEIPASVVVINRKDIERYGYQSLREIIENVPGFYMIDDYFWIGGYNFGVRGFYSTGVFNDVVILVDGVSQKEDYYDSYNLSKINIPVQAIDRIEIVRGPMSVVYGSGAFFGAINIVTNLHTSGKNKPDYTASAMSGSNQMQKLFLHMSGKSKDISFAANGSIYRDHRSGARIDQMAPYPFPDFWGITDRNAVVRQRHKSQYFNLMATCRDVTINISHTTSTQNVVDGAPALLDGDLSQIGSTNISLSYSGKITNKLSFMGRVSSFFYSQINEYDMFSQYGSSLDNTYGYSSQNTRSWEGEANFFFHPNKNIDITAGLFTHVTHYLQTIINLPIVNYDNILYALPTDKNIITRSAWAQVTARLIPNLKTVAGLRIEKLNNYVLSITDFHDITNPRYKTLVFNSAKASLIPRIAFIFTPSPSYAIKLMYGKAIKQPSYGQNNEAFKMMLFRGAPYSQLYPAEVQTLELNFISNVTSFLRSNLSIFRNKLNNLINRENFYNENNELEWRISNSGKMETAGIELCLRLSPVSIWDISTSITLQHTSNKKNPVTNRAPGYAPKVLAYIKSGLALSRGAYLSFTGRYIGKMRTSWDTVSQSRIGNAIDPYFILDSNFHFSPGFMKNNFISCHFYNILNRTIRYPATGNSKWATFGTIGMGRTIFITLGHNW from the coding sequence GTGGACTCTTTAGCTCTCTCAGTTCAGAAAAAAATCCTTCTTCCGTTAATTTCGCTGCTTCTTCTGATAAACCTTTCAATTGTAAGCGGGCAGGAACAGGCAAAAGCGAAAGATCTCTTTTCATTATCATTGAAAGAACTCATGAATGTGGAAATAACTACTGCAGGTAAAAAACCTGAGAAGGTATCCGAGATTCCTGCAAGTGTTGTTGTTATAAATAGGAAAGACATAGAGCGTTATGGATATCAATCCCTCAGAGAAATAATAGAAAATGTTCCCGGCTTTTATATGATTGACGATTATTTCTGGATCGGCGGATACAACTTCGGAGTAAGGGGATTTTACTCAACCGGTGTTTTTAATGATGTTGTAATTCTTGTTGACGGAGTAAGCCAGAAAGAAGACTACTACGACTCATACAACCTGTCCAAAATCAACATACCTGTTCAGGCAATCGACCGTATTGAGATTGTACGCGGGCCTATGTCAGTTGTGTACGGAAGCGGTGCATTTTTCGGAGCAATAAATATTGTTACGAACCTGCACACATCCGGCAAAAACAAACCTGATTATACTGCTTCCGCAATGTCAGGCTCTAATCAAATGCAGAAACTTTTTCTTCACATGTCAGGAAAAAGCAAGGATATCTCATTTGCTGCAAACGGAAGTATTTATCGTGACCATAGATCAGGAGCAAGAATTGATCAAATGGCGCCATACCCTTTTCCGGACTTTTGGGGAATTACAGATAGAAATGCAGTTGTCCGACAACGGCATAAATCTCAATACTTTAATCTTATGGCAACCTGCAGAGACGTAACAATCAATATCAGCCATACAACCAGCACACAGAATGTAGTAGACGGAGCTCCGGCTCTTCTTGACGGTGATCTTTCCCAAATCGGATCGACTAATATATCTCTCTCCTATTCAGGTAAAATTACAAATAAGCTTTCTTTTATGGGAAGGGTATCTTCCTTCTTCTATTCTCAGATAAATGAGTATGATATGTTTTCCCAATACGGTTCTTCATTGGATAATACATACGGCTATTCCAGCCAAAATACACGAAGCTGGGAAGGAGAAGCAAATTTTTTCTTTCATCCAAATAAAAACATAGATATTACAGCAGGCCTTTTTACCCATGTAACACATTACCTTCAAACAATAATCAACCTGCCTATTGTCAATTATGACAATATTCTTTATGCACTGCCGACGGATAAGAATATCATAACCCGGAGTGCATGGGCACAGGTTACTGCAAGGCTCATTCCCAATCTGAAAACAGTAGCCGGCCTGCGAATTGAGAAATTAAATAATTACGTTCTGTCAATAACAGATTTTCATGACATTACTAATCCCCGATACAAAACCCTTGTTTTTAACAGCGCCAAAGCTTCTCTTATACCGCGCATTGCTTTTATATTTACTCCGTCGCCGTCCTATGCAATTAAACTTATGTACGGCAAAGCAATTAAACAGCCATCCTACGGCCAAAATAATGAAGCATTTAAAATGATGCTCTTTAGAGGTGCTCCCTACAGCCAGCTCTATCCTGCAGAAGTGCAGACTTTGGAATTAAATTTCATTTCAAACGTTACATCATTCCTTAGGTCAAATTTATCAATATTCCGCAATAAACTAAATAATCTTATTAACAGAGAAAATTTCTATAATGAAAATAACGAACTCGAGTGGCGGATAAGCAACAGCGGGAAGATGGAAACTGCGGGAATTGAACTATGCCTTCGCCTTTCACCTGTTTCTATCTGGGATATTAGTACAAGTATTACTTTGCAGCACACATCAAATAAAAAGAACCCTGTAACAAACAGGGCTCCCGGATATGCGCCTAAGGTGCTTGCATACATAAAATCAGGATTAGCACTTTCCCGCGGAGCGTATCTTTCCTTTACCGGAAGGTACATAGGGAAAATGCGTACCTCATGGGATACTGTATCTCAAAGCCGTATAGGCAATGCCATTGATCCTTATTTTATTCTGGATTCCAATTTCCATTTTTCTCCCGGATTCATGAAAAATAATTTCATCTCATGTCATTTTTACAATATTCTAAATAGAACCATCAGGTATCCTGCTACAGGAAACAGTAAATGGGCGACATTCGGGACAATAGGAATGGGCAGGACAATATTCATCACCTTGGGCCATAATTGGTAA
- a CDS encoding sulfite exporter TauE/SafE family protein, protein MAGYLKFAFLFFTGIAAGFINVNAGGGSSLTLPVLLFLGLDASVANGTNRIGIVIQTLSSVSSFKKQTYSDFKTSLKFALCTLPGAIAGALISVRISDELFKKILGIILIGIIFTLFLKPGYRQNITESKISKSWLVYPLLVLIGFYGGFIQVGVGFLLMSALYYTIRISLVKVNMHKVFIILFYTLPTIAVFALTQNLNLVIGLVLGSGMAIGGWWGARFAVKKGDKFIRWVLAITIIIIVIKLLYPFTG, encoded by the coding sequence ATGGCTGGATATCTTAAATTCGCCTTTCTATTTTTTACAGGGATTGCTGCAGGTTTTATAAATGTAAACGCGGGCGGCGGTTCATCTCTTACACTGCCTGTTCTTCTTTTTCTCGGGCTTGACGCGTCCGTTGCAAATGGAACAAATCGTATAGGCATAGTCATCCAGACACTTTCATCAGTCTCATCCTTTAAGAAACAAACTTATTCCGATTTTAAAACAAGCCTGAAATTCGCATTATGTACTTTACCCGGTGCAATAGCAGGTGCTCTGATTTCTGTACGCATCAGCGATGAGCTGTTTAAAAAAATTCTCGGGATAATCCTGATAGGCATTATCTTTACCCTCTTCCTTAAACCTGGTTACAGACAAAATATTACAGAAAGCAAGATTAGCAAATCCTGGCTCGTATATCCTCTTCTTGTACTTATCGGATTTTACGGAGGGTTCATACAAGTGGGTGTCGGTTTTCTTTTGATGTCAGCGCTTTATTATACTATCCGAATCTCTCTTGTAAAAGTAAATATGCACAAAGTTTTTATTATTCTGTTCTACACACTTCCTACAATTGCAGTCTTTGCTTTAACACAGAATTTAAATCTTGTTATAGGCCTTGTTCTTGGTTCAGGTATGGCAATCGGCGGCTGGTGGGGTGCACGTTTTGCTGTGAAAAAAGGTGATAAATTCATCCGATGGGTTCTTGCAATTACCATAATTATCATTGTAATAAAACTCCTTTACCCTTTTACAGGATAG